The sequence below is a genomic window from Pagrus major chromosome 20, Pma_NU_1.0.
ACCGGTTAATAATATATTCTGAATCCTTAATTCTCACCCTATTATTCACTCTTCAGACATGACTTTAGCTTGGTGttagcttttcaacaaaccttaaaatattccacattattCATACATTATTGGTCTGATTAAAATTCTAACAGCCAGCAAAGCTAATTTAGCGTCAGCTCttcaaaaaaactttaaatattcCACATCATTCAGGTATTCTTGGCATTATTCAATGTTTTTACAGTCACCAATGCGCATTTAGCAGCAGCTTTCAGCAAgttcttcagaacttgccttctctagttatgtttctttttcttgtgtgtggACGATGATATTTCCCCCTTAATACTGCTTTCCCTGTTTCACAAAAGTAGTGATGGTGCCATTTCCAGTGAATCATTTATCTCAAGCAAGGAAGCGCACTCTCCTTTAATCTTCTTTTCAGTGAAGATCTTCAAATAATGATGTATAAAATCTACCTATTGGATCGTTTGTAAGGATGGTTAACATTCCCAGTGAGAGACATGGGAGCATGACGCATAATGGTTGTAGGGGGTATTAATATGTTGGAGTTACTTGTTAAGAAGTCAGTGTGAGACTAGGAGTGATGAACCGGTGCGAACACTATAAATTCTCTTGTAGTCGCATTTCTAAACGCCAATCATTGCCAAGACCAAAAATCACTCATgaactttttaattatttctgtgGTTTGGGAGTTGCCTGTACTGATTGAGTTGTTGGACCCATCTGATGGGTTGATGACTGTTTTGAAATCTCTTCCAATTATAATCAGGGAGTCAGACAGATTCGAGAGCATTGAAAAAGGATCATTTTAATTACTTATCGTTATTTTGACCATAGATACATGCAATGATGGTTGGGTTCTTGTGAATCATGATATCTATTATGATAAAAGTTGGCCACACCTCTTTGGCCTCGAGGTAAAGTGGGTGGAGAAGATTTGAGTGATTTGAGGGGCTCTTAATTTATGATGGTCAGATTCGGATGTATGAGTTTCCTGTAGGAGGCATATATCTGCTTGTAGCTGGTTTATGTGATTGATGACTTTTTGCCTGTGAACCAATTCCACAAAAGTTCCAAGTCACAAATTTGAGTAAGTTTATGATGACATGCATCTGTGTGCTTGTGCACGTGTCAGAAATTTTGCCTACAATGTACAACTTGTCAACTGAGATGATGATTGAGAGACGTGTTTTGCGTCTGTCCAGGATTTCTCGGGGTCTCTGATCGTTAATGACtgtttataattaaactgtttatatttgtacattttatgtaTATACAATACTAATTCTATTTCTgcttcttacctttttattatattgtttattttttactattgttattgtttattgttagattgaactgtcctttggctgctgtgacgcacaaatttccccatttgcgggactaataaaggaattctgattctgattaagtAGATAGTCGTGCCTTAAAGATGTCTGCCGTGACGCTGTActtgctgtttctgtttgtaatGTTCAAATTTTGTCACAATGGAGCGTGGACTTGTTAGTGTGGTTTTTGGGTCTGATGTGCCACAGTGGCATGTAATGGCCACCTGTTCATAAGAAGGTGCATGTTTGTGAGACCTGACCAGCAGCATAATCCTTGCTAATAAGTTGCTATATAAAATTGTTTTTGCTGCATTTGTTGAAACACTTCATTGACAAAAAGACCACACAGTTGTATGCATCCACAAAACAGTCAATTTGCTGGTTTAGTCCATGTGGAGTTTCACAGTACAGTCAACTAGTTAACGATCTAAACCACTACCACTTATTAATGGTGCAGTCATAATTGGCATCATAATGCATCACAGTCAGCTGATCACAGCTTTTTAGATGGCCTTCCAACAAAAGGTGGACATAGTTTAGGGCTGGCCGGTATGGCCTTAAagtaatattgtgatatttttaagctatatctcaatattttgaaatgtcctcAAAAGTAGTTCATAAATGTTcggactgggcaacaaaatctAATACCATGATATTTTTGAGCAAATACTTCGATATTGATACTGCAACAACATTGTAGGGATGGTTATtgttactttcacaaaatatgaacacaataagatttttgataaataatcatcaacaAGGTGGATATATACCTAAGTGGGTCAtggcaagtattagaacaagtagaacgGTCTGGTtggttcagaaaatgacatcacttcaacacacacaacgatatccaaaatcacCAACAGTACATGTCTCATCTCACGATAACGATATATGTTGTAGATATAGCCCCGCCCTACTTTAGTTGTTGTTTAACATGTATAGTTTAAAGCCGACCCAGTCACACTATGCACCTGCCATATAGTGAAGTAAAGTGTGTGCGTCTCTGCTTTATTTAGACCATATCCCACACGGTACACGTACATACTGCACGCTTTCTATGTCCTCGACTCCGCCTCGAATAGACCTGCCACTCACCAGCGAGCCCAAGTCGCCTGTCTGGATCTGACTGGATtgatcagttttgttttgttttactgatGCCTAGCTTAGCCAATGCTAGATGGATTTGCTTAATATGAATGCAGACTGTAGTTGTCAGCAAAGTCAAAAAGCTAAAGCAGCACAACACTATGCATGACAGTTTTAATGCCAACTACCCTACAACATTAAATCAGcgtaaacacaaaataacaaccATGCCAACATCATATAAGCAGTCCGTTTCGCCTATGAATTAATCGATGTGCAACAACTGCATGTTTCATGGATCCTTGCTAAAGCTAACAAGCCATTCCCTGATGCTGAGTTGATTCATAAAGTGTGCAATTGATATGGCGGGCGAAGTTGTAAGCCatgatgagaaaaacaagaaaacggTTGTGGAGCTAATAAAGCAGGTGCTGCTGTTGGCTAACGGCAACCAAAAGAGAAGAAGTTTTATGAACGCTTTCAAGAGCCAGGACAGAAACAGACTCTCCGGTGCACATCTGGGACGGGGCCTCAGGATTGAGAACACTGTCCCAGAATCAGAGACATTGCCTCATTCAGTCACTCCCGCTTCTCTCAATGATTGCTGAGTGAACATCCATTTATATTTGCCTATTTGTATCTTATTGTggtataataataacaacaataataatttcAATGTTATAGTACTTCTCCTTTGAGCACTACACATCTCGATTAAACaagaaattaatgaaatgaGAGACCAGACACAGTGGATGTTTTGGCCCTTCACTTGGCAAACTTAAAATTATTTGGCCCTTGGGGGGAAACTAACTGGGGAACCCTGGTTTAAACAATTACTTTCTATGTTGTGCcatgttaaataaacacaatttgagGTATTCAGAGAAGGAAAGACTCACACTATCCCTGCAAGAAAGTAGTCTCACTGTTACTGCAGTCAAACAGCATCTCCAGCTCAGACAAGCTTGCTGGGGGTTTGGTCCAATTAGATCACAATTCAAAAGATTTAGCTCAGTTTTGGGGACATACTGGGGTGTTAATCAGAATTAGAACCAGGTGAATAAGTCAACCAGTGATATCATTTAATAGTCAGCATAATAAAGCCATTTCTCTTGGTGATGAGTCAAGAGGGTAAACAGACAAATTAAGTTTGGGAAATAATTATCTTGAATGAGgtagaaagaggaaaaagaaaatcagcacaGGAGAGGTGATGAGAAGGAGGAATACAGTAAACAAGGGCAAAAACTTTATATATCAAACATAAATGCCTATCACTACCAACAAATGTGGAGCCAACTGCTCTGGTTACTGACCGTTACGGTGGTTCCCCTGGCCTCCACAAAGTGCTCCGACATGAAAATGTTGAACGGAGAACGAGGACGCTTGGGCTTCCCGAGGCTGCTTAACTCCTggatcacaaacacacacacacacatgcgcgcacagGGAGGACAGTTTATGTGATGGGGTTTAGTACTCAGATTGCCATTGCTGCATGCAATGGGATGTTTAATTCCTTTAGTAACCACTAAACTCAGTCCTCTGGTTGTGTGCCCCCTGCAGTCTTGTGTCCTGACACACACTTTGTTTCAGTGTAGAGGCTGGTGTGAAAATTCTTAAAGTCAAAAATCTAGACATGCTGGATATGGATACCAGCCTAAGATGTACTTTTACGAGCACAGAAATTAAAATCTTGAGCTCTTGACAAAAGAGTACCCCATGCTATCCCTGTTTCCCATTTACTACAatctctctcaccctcttttTACGGATTTGCTTCCTCTTTGCCAGCTTCTGCCTCTTCTCCAGGGCTTGTTGCTGGATCTCTGCTGGGGTCAGCTTGGCTTGGTATTGCTTAAAGTCCACCTGAAACTGCTCCCTGTCCCGCTTATAGGCATCCTCATACGGctaaacagaagagaaaaaacaataaaaaacattggtCACAACAATAAACTGACAAAAGCCACATGTAGAGCGACTGTGTGACAACAAAAGATAAAGCGTATGTTCTACACCTATTCAATATCACAGAGATGACTTGCAACTTGCTACCAATCACTTACCCTACAATGTATGCACTCAAAGACACAATTTAAGTCTTAtagatcccctccacacatgtatAACCCTGATTCCTTTGTCAGGAATAATTTGTAAACAAACTGTGATTACAGCCAACAGTGTTACGAAGTGTTCTTGAGCCCATGTAGTGATATCCTTTGTACAACGACTGAGACTTTcaaggatgcccctttcatacccaatgatgatactatcacctgttaccaatgtTACCAGTGAGCCTTAActtgatgaggtaaaacattaaatatattgtctttgtactgtgttcAATTGAGCAgcagctcaaacattcaactgtaggtacaagaagaaaaacatatttttgaccCATGGGTGGGGGATGatagaatgatgtatgtgcagtcTGACAGTagaagactgttttcacattttctgagctcattaaaaaacaaagactttaaGAGGTGGGCCTAGCAGTATGATTTGAGGTATCaaaaatagtttggaagccagtCCTGGTCCACtattcagcatacacaagtgtgatgtggaaacctGAAGCCAACTGTGTGCATACACAGACATCTTGTGGCCAGCAGTTAAACTTCAtacagaaaaatatttgcagATTCATATGATCTGGAACTGTTAATGATGGCAGAATAGGagccattttaaggattttaatgtggtgattatactttttttttgcaaaaaacatgtcagacacacattagagaTTGTTTATGTATGCCTCAACACATGTGTGGAGGAGATCTTTAAATAGAAAGCATTCAGCATTTATACTGTTTAAGAAGTAATAAActaaaatacctgtttctgTTGTGGGCTCATTAATCTCCACTGATGGGCGATCTTTTTGATGATATCTACTGCCTTGACATCTAAAAAAGGCAACAATAAGAAGATGATCGTTAACAACAGAATTGTAGCATTTGAGTTCTTGATTTATGATGAAAAAATCTCAGACTGATCTAGCTCAGCCATGTGCTGCAGAATTACATATCATCGTGATTTTAATACTCTTCCTTCACACGTCTTGCGCATAAGTACTACAAGCTGTTGTTGCCATAAGAAATCAGTAACTTTAGCTGCCTTCTCAAGTGTCAAGTGTTGCAGATTCACCTGGATTTTGTCTGGTAACGGCTGGCTTCTGTTGAACAACGAATCTGATGTATGCATTCAGAGGTCTCTTTGGAGGGACACTGGCCTGAGAGGTCAGACACTTTACCAGGCTGAAGTTGAAGTATGTACCTGGGAGGACGGTGGTGCCCCTACAGTATGCATGCATAAACAcgtacacaaagaaaaacaggataTTATGCAGAGAGTATCTTTGAGTAACAGAACACACTAGTTTGAACATCACTGGAGCGAATAAAGAAAAATTCATTCcagattccagcttctcaaatgacACAATTAATTAGTTTTCTTCATCATATATAACTGTAAACCAAGTATCTTAAGGTTCATCTTAAGATGTCTCTTCAGGCTCTTGGACATAGTGATGAACATTATTTTCAccatttcttgacatttcacAGACTACACAATTGATCAATGAATCGATGAATTGGTTTGCCGCAGCCCTAAACAGGTTTTTGTTAATGAATTAAGCACATATCCCACACATGTCAGCAGCACCTGTTTTCATCTCTCCATTATTTCTCTCATTAAATCCACTGTGGAGATGAATATCGGTTTTATTCACGTTAAGTGCTGCTGACTGGATCATTGTGGCCTTTAGTCCTACTCTATTACAACTAGCCAGGCATCATTGAACTGCAGGAGTCTGGAGCCAGCTGCACCTGCTGAAGGAAATCAACATTGCATCTCTATCGCTCAACACACGTGCTTATATTTTCTGTTAGGTATAAACACCCTAAAAGCTCCTCACAACCGCTAAAAGCCCTGCCACTCTGATAAATGGGAACTGTTATTCAGATTAACCGTCGAAAAGCGGCTCTGACTGGCTATTACAAATTAGTTGAGGGTCACAGAATAATTCACTCATCCtttaacacaaagacaaacttgACCTATCCCTATGCTAATGGTGCCCTTTACATATATAAAtggaaaatacattaaaaatatctCAATTCTAATGATAAAGAAATACGTGTTTAAAACAGCGACGTTGTGCAGAATGCCAGGAGAGCATATCAGAGCTAAAACttcagctagctagctgacaAAGTGAGGTAACTTTAGATTAGCTAGCTGTTACCTTGCCAGAGCACTTGTGCAGGAGAAGATACTGAAGGACTTAGCCAAGCAGCTAACACTTGCTGCCATTAAGCTGAACGGAGCCATGTCGGTGTTATTGACCGTTAGAGGCCGTTAGAGTGATCAGAGACAGACTTTGTATCCCGCGGAAGCTGCGTGTTGTGATATTCATGCATGAGATATTTCTGATAAAAGCCGAGCTGAGCTTGTTGACATGACATGCAGGCACCGCAAAAGGCGCCTTAAGTCCCTCCaagtgcattgtgggaaaatgtcttcttcttcttcgtcttcttcttcttctgcgtTGAGGTTTTACGGCAGTTGGAGTCCATGGTGTCACATTACTGCCCCCCTCAGGTTGTGTTCCTCGGTCTGGTCTCCATCGCAGATAAAGAGCACTCTGGAGTTTATTTCAAGACCAGTCAAGACCAGGGCTGCAGGGAAATGACTGCGCTGAATAATTATTTGATACTTTCTGTACTTAATGATGGTTTCTGTTGGAAGACTAATGTCTCCAAACAAAAACCGATGCTTGCAGAAAAAATAGTATTGTGTCAGGTTGGttgtaaaacatgaaaaaggaGCGTTGAATAAAGATTTCAGGTCCTTCGtgattgtattttattgctcatagaaaacaaagtaaaattcaCCTCTGCAATGCTTTTTGATTATTGTATCAAGACATTTCTCATAGTACattttacatacacacatatattataatatGGCAATGATAAAAGAGGCCAATGAAGAGGAATTTTAACTTGCATTCAGTTCTTATTGGAATGAGGATATTTTATGCACGAGTGGATCTGATAGATTTTAGGAGTGCCTTTGGATTGTGCTCCACATTTTATTGGGTGTTTTGTTTTGCGGGACTCCAACTGGTCTTGGTCATGACTTGGTCTTGGTTTAGGTAGTCTTGACTACCAAACTAATATCACATTAAGTCCCAAACTGTTGTCCACACATTAACATTAAGCTCTGGGAtaccaaaaaataataataaaattaaaataaaaaactgccCTAGACCATTAAGTCATAAAAACCGTACCATTCTTTAATTCAGTACAAAAGGTGCCACACAGGTCTCAAAGACATAAGAGACTGTTTACAcaggaacagaaaatgtaattttaccCTTTTCATATAATAGATAGATATACAGACAGAATCGAGGTCAAACAGAAGAACATATTCAACCCTTAGATACAAGTTTCAATCTTTGTGCCTGTGTAAATCCAACCAATCATCACAGCTATTCTCAGGGGAAGAGTACATTGTTTTAATGACAGATTCATATTGTGATGACTctaatttcaataaaacaaagtaaaacatattGTAGTTCCAGGGGGTTTTAAATAGTATACAATAATAAGAATAGAAATAtgaataataagaataataagagATGAAGAACACAGTAATACATGACTCGACTTGGAATTGCTTCCAATTTCAGGCCACCTGCAGAAGCACAGTTTCATTCAACTTTGTCTGCTACAAGATGTAAAATAACTCAACAACAACCTCCCACACCCACCACGCGACAGTGAGCTGAAGCTTTAATGTGTGGGGCATTATGATGTCGTcattattcttttgttttacataCATGTCAGAATGGAGGGTTTACATATTCGGCATGCACCCTTCCATATTTCCATACGGttcagtgtgtttctttgtggcTGCTGATGGATCTGAATCTATCCAGTTATGGAGCAGCTTTTTGTCTAACATGTATGCCATCCAACGGCACTGTTATTCAGCCACTCTAGAAAAACGGCTTGTTGCTGACTGGCATATGGTGGATGATCCACTAATCAAGAATGCTGTAAAGCAATTTGTAATAAACTTGTGTATTATGAATAAAATTTCCTTGATGCAAAAACGACATGCTTAACTTAACTTTAACGGTCTCCATTAAATGACCACAGGCAATCTTTGTCATCTGCTCAAAGAAAAACCCTCCTtcgataaaaaaataataataatgtacatGACATGGTCTGATTAGTACGGAGGCCCTGAACGGCCATGGgtcaaatattttatttcctccgtttccCCGTGATAACgacttacattttgtttgttttcttgagatcacaagttatttatgtcattatcacaaGATAacaacagattatttttttccaaggAGATAATTCATCATGCGATAGATTGATATAAGTGGACcatgacatacacacactggtCTGTGGTGTTGGTTTGAGAGTTTCAAAGTAAACCATATGAACTTTTTATGAATGCTTTACCTGTTGATCGTTATGTATGTGAGTCTGTGAGTGATATAATAACAGTGTAAGCAGCTCAAAATGCTTAAATCACCCATTCTGTGTAGAGACGGGGCAGATGAAACAATAGTCTTACATACAGTGATTAACTCAAGCAAATGTGTAACTGTCCAGTAGTCTACGACCCACGTCAGTGCGTGTTTGCATGGTGTGCCTAATAAAGTACAGACACAACAAATGTTCAGTCTGATGCATTGATCAATAAAGAGCACTCCTTGATCTGACATTTGCAGCTTAAATCAGTTGCTACACTTGTTATGCCAAGATGCCATGTACACATGCTGGCAAGACACTACTGATCTCTTAAAGTAATAAGTGGgagcaacattttgttttatcatgATAACTGTTCAATTTATCTCATTAACCTCGGGATAACAACATTTGTTATTCCGTGATGAGGacataaataacttgtgattgtgagaaaacaaattatatttaagtCATTATCGCggcaaaacacaggaaataGTTTGACCCATGGCCGTTCAGGATTTCCATAGAATAGTAATGACAGTTCACCTAAGATTACTTCATGATTCTATACTAtaatgtacagtgtgttgtgaCTTAAAAAATGAAGGATAAAGAAAAATTCTCAGcatgttgttttatctttttttttctttacatggCATACTTTTGGGTACATTCTTTCGCTAGTCTGTTGTATctgtggagagaagagaagagagagaagtcaGTGGATGATAACTGCACATCACCTGATGTTGACAGTAATATCAGTAGACAATAAGGGCCTGTGTGCTAATAATGTCTGAGTGCCGGcatcttttttaattattcccAATGAGGAGAGAGCAGTTGCACCATCATGTTTTTTCAGTACGCTCTGCCTTTTTTGGGAACGAGAAGATTGTTATTTAGCTAATGTCAATCAAAATCAACATGAagaatttttttctctcaccacACAAGTGCTTGAAACCCAGTGCTCCCAAGAGCACTGCTAGCACTTTTCTGCTAGAAATAAACATTATGTGGACACAGGCCCTGAAGTTAATCCTGAGTCTGTACGTATACTCACTTGTCTTTGTCGTTCTTGTAGATGTGTGCTATGTCTGGAACTAAGGGGTCGTCAGGGTTTGGATCACAAAGCAATGAACATATGGACAATAAAACTGGAATGAAGAGGAATTAAAGATATCACATTAGTCTACATGAAGATTAAATGTGGATAAATTGAGCCTACTCCTGATAGATCCAATATGTAGTCACCAGGAGTGATGACTTCTGCATCCTGTGCACCCTGTCAGCATAGACTAGGAAACCAAAAACCTATCTACCTACCTATCTGGGCTGTCATGATACATGTTGGCATAGCAGTAGACCTATTATGGGTCAGTTTGACTGCTTAGTACTGAGTTGGGGTCTCCACCAGGCAGCAGCGTGACATAAGCTATAACTGCTGTGTGACTGCAGTCATTGTTGGTTGAGTGTTTAGTACTAGTTTGCCTTCAGGCTTTTATCTAGAAAGGATTTCATTAGCAAGTTTTTTTGGAAGTGTTGAGCATACAACTAGATAAAtgagacttggattatactGCACAAGCTGTTTTTGAAAGATGCGTATCTGCAATAAGTAACACACTTACAATGATACATAAAATCCATAGGAAGAGTTCCCCCCAAAATGAATACATGCTGTAACATTTtggaatgaaactcaaaaaaCTCTAAGCATGCAGCTGAATATGGATTCCACTAATTGAATACTTTTGTCAAGTATTCTGAGAATTAAAGAGGATTTCATATAAAGAGGCATTAAACTATAATATTGTACACTTCAGAGGTCACTTCATTAGGGACTTCATTGTTGCCtcttaaaaaacagacaacatttaGACCTGACATAAGGTTGTTGTTGCAGTTACATTTGACACAGTGATAGCAGATGGAGACAGTAGTTACCTTTAGACACTGTTAGTGCTGGAGACCACTGTGATCGTAGAATGTCCAAACAGATACTCCCATTGCTATTTATATTTGGGTGATAAATCTTTGTTGTAAATGCtacctgtaaaaaaaatgcacGTGTTATTCACACAGATCTGTATAACAGAGAAGATGCACCTCCATGCTTCTATACTAGTGTTTGTAGCAAGAGGCTCTGTCCAAACGTGGCTCTAGAGTTGGTTACAGTACAGGCATAATGCACTAATGAAGACATTATTATCATGAATGTGACCATTTCAAATAGCAACTTCAGTCAAAGTAAAGTATGctgtttatgtgtatttcttGTTCATGTCTCCCGGTGGGACCGCTGCTGAATGAAGAGAGGAAAGTTCACTTCGACTCCTGTTAAAACTTTCTGTTGTCCCaatttgaaattaaacaaaCGCGGAAATGACAAAAGTCTAGGATAACAACAACATATTATGCAACTATATCACATATTGGATTGTTTACTtcttaaagaaaataaaacacaataaaacacattatgaAGAGGTCACGAAGACAATAACCAAAGATGGTTTATATAATGGCCACTAAAAATTCTCAATTCTGATAACGCCCAGCCCCCGTGTCAATTTAGCATTTTTTCTGAGTGCCAACTGTTCCTCGTGAATGTGGCAGCATGCGGCCACATTCCTGAaggtttccatttttttgtgtggTCACTCTTTTTCATACAAACAATCATATTTTAGATTAGGTGGAACTCATCACTCGGCATCCCCCTGGTAACCAAGAAAATATGGGACAAGCTTGTTCAGTCCACATCGGCGTATCCTGAGCTTAACCAAAGAGAAACAATCCTAACAGAGAAGGAAAAGCCCATTTGTGGGAGCAGACTGGACACTGAATGTTGCTGCTGATTGTTTTGCTATTAGACCCCACACATTGTCAGCCTTCGTGAACAAAGTGTTAAGTTGCCTGCGTAGCTACTGTCAATCAAAAGTGAGTTATTTCTCTAACCACACAAGTGTTTCATCCCGGCGCCGTACCAGCactctgcaaacaaacaaacctaaATAAATGCTATATGGACAGGGAGCCCTAGAAAGGTTAGATTAACTGATGAGACTGTATAACCAGACACCTGTGACACAGGTGTTCTGAGCTCTAAATTTTAGGGATGGatcatgattttaaaacattcattagATTAGAAATATTTGAAATAGTTCATGTGACTTTGGTTTTGTCTGCAAAAATCTATTTTCCGTTGGGTTTTTTTCCCCGTGTTTTTACCAGCGCCTGAGAATAACCTGTGGTATTACATAATTACAGGCTTTGGTCGAGGCCAATATTAATCTGTGCTGATATATGCTACAGTACATTCAAACAGCAGATCTTCGAATAATCATCGAATAGTTCCCAGCGACTATATTTTTGATTGGAACGCCCATCCCTACTCAATTTATGCACCTGTACTGTAACTGTAGGCAAAAGCTGCACCAGTGAGGTCAAGTTAAAGATCTTAAAGTCAAGGTTACATCTGTAACAGCCAATAACAACAATCTTATTGAGAACCAAGTGAAGCTGGTTGTCTCATTCTGAGGGACAGCTGcgggagagaggaaagaggacaaagaggaaatgtggaaaaactgaaaagaaagcACAGCAGACAAACATCAGACAGGTCAGATGACCGTGTTTAACTAtcctttaaacttttaaacataTATCTTTCAAATGTTACAGTCACAGATGAGAATGGCCACAGAAATTGACGAGTCCTGACATCAGTTATCTCAGCAAGGCAAATCAACCGGCAATTGTCTACCGGGAAGTGACTATATGGTCTatattttatgatgttttaaaCAGAAACGGGAGATCAAAATGAGTTCTATACTGTATGAAGGAATTTCATTGTTCATTCATATGAGATGTTTTCAGGACTAGAGGGTTTCCTGACTGCCCAACGACCATGATACATTCTACAATATGGCAGAAACCCAACCAGCTCTTACCTTTGGTGGCTTAAATGGGTAGTCGGTGGGGAAGTGGATTGTGAGAAAGAAAACTCCTCCTTGGTAAGGACTGTCACCCTGATATAAAGACATGGGAGACATCTCTGTCAGT
It includes:
- the tfam gene encoding transcription factor A, mitochondrial, which encodes MAPFSLMAASVSCLAKSFSIFSCTSALARGTTVLPGTYFNFSLVKCLTSQASVPPKRPLNAYIRFVVQQKPAVTRQNPDVKAVDIIKKIAHQWRLMSPQQKQPYEDAYKRDREQFQVDFKQYQAKLTPAEIQQQALEKRQKLAKRKQIRKKRELSSLGKPKRPRSPFNIFMSEHFVEARGTTVTEKMKTLMADWKNLFSHQKQVYTQLAEDDKIRYKNEIKSWEEHMVEIGRSDLIREQSTKKTTAKTTEKVKTKAKAVKSTATRKTTKSNSKAKAVKVTATKGKSTATRKTT
- the ube2d1b gene encoding ubiquitin-conjugating enzyme E2 D1b, yielding MALKRIQKELQDLQRDPPAQCSAGPVGDDLFHWQATIMGPGDSPYQGGVFFLTIHFPTDYPFKPPKVAFTTKIYHPNINSNGSICLDILRSQWSPALTVSKVLLSICSLLCDPNPDDPLVPDIAHIYKNDKDKYNRLAKECTQKYAM